In Oceanococcus sp. HetDA_MAG_MS8, the following are encoded in one genomic region:
- a CDS encoding VanZ family protein has translation MPETIVSPWPWMDKLEHLLAYAALTQLWLARRPVSTSLAMGIVLYSVLLEGAQGFTSYRAVDAMDVLANAMGVGLSLGFTWLWRSQQHTRQDLV, from the coding sequence ATGCCTGAGACCATCGTCAGCCCTTGGCCCTGGATGGACAAGCTTGAGCATTTGCTGGCCTACGCCGCTTTGACCCAGCTTTGGCTGGCGCGTCGCCCCGTGTCCACTTCATTGGCCATGGGCATTGTGCTGTATTCCGTGTTGCTTGAAGGGGCGCAGGGATTCACCAGCTACCGTGCAGTTGATGCCATGGATGTGCTGGCGAATGCTATGGGAGTTGGATTGAGCCTGGGCTTCACCTGGTTGTGGCGTTCGCAGCAACACACCCGGCAGGATCTTGTATGA
- a CDS encoding CrcB family protein gives MNWWGVALGGAGGTLLRAMMLRWLGPMMGPYATLGINALGSLAIGLLWGYLLSRQHSSMLLWNALGVGLLGGFTTYSSHSLDVLRLLQAGKFSSALLYALGTLVLSLAACALGLWWTRST, from the coding sequence ATGAACTGGTGGGGTGTGGCTTTGGGGGGCGCCGGCGGCACTTTGCTACGCGCGATGATGTTGCGCTGGCTGGGGCCAATGATGGGCCCCTATGCCACCCTCGGCATTAACGCCCTAGGCAGCCTGGCTATAGGGTTGCTGTGGGGGTATTTGCTAAGCCGCCAACACAGCTCTATGTTGCTTTGGAATGCTCTGGGCGTAGGCCTGCTTGGCGGCTTCACGACTTACTCCAGCCATAGTCTAGATGTGCTGCGCCTGCTGCAGGCGGGCAAGTTCAGCAGTGCCCTGCTGTATGCCCTGGGGACGTTGGTTTTATCCTTGGCTGCCTGTGCTTTGGGTCTGTGGTGGACGCGCTCCACCTGA